A window from Citrus sinensis cultivar Valencia sweet orange chromosome 5, DVS_A1.0, whole genome shotgun sequence encodes these proteins:
- the LOC102620984 gene encoding probable protein S-acyltransferase 17 → MDVQWLLIIHGLLTLLVVVSFLCGQWPIFEGTPIQRIHYFLTFGAYDYFLRFVGFVFGEKAINAILSVEYFCCDRPNPVLQIIYLAIIGITYYFIAKSSFSYIPGYYLSGFHRYTSLLGVGIGVFFFLLTSFADPGTVKAENVSQYQSAYPYDNIIYTEKECSTCKIPKPARSKHCSICNRCVARFDHHCGWMNNCIGERNTRYFMAFLLWHLFLCLYGIVALGFVLAGRLKELRVVYILTVYYGIENSFRKLAPHVVQWLLGSYNTQILLMVFLAVVSLLLASFFGYHANLCRTNTTTNETVKWQDHMNWLRKVNEARASAAALKASINGMSSERKPPDSKWKTFFRRSPLEDSGAVVKNNIYDKGILHNVWEVISPPSTRRSFLRTKSKSS, encoded by the exons ATGGATGTACAATGGCTTCTGATAATTCACGGCTTGCTGACGCTATTAGTAGTGGTATCGTTTCTCTGCGGGCAATGGCCGATCTTCGAAGGCACTCCAATTCAACGCATCCATTATTTCCTCACTTTTGGCGCCTACGATTACTTCCT CCGGTTCGTTGGGTTCGTGTTTGGTGAAAAGGCCATCAATGCCATCCTCTCCGTTGAGTATTTCTGCTGCGATCGCCCCAATCCAGTCTTGCAG ATAATATATTTGGCAATAATTGGAAtcacttattattttattgcaaaGTCATCCTTTAGCTATATTCCTGGATATTATTTAAGTGGATTTCATAG GTATACAAGCTTGTTGGGGGTTGGCATTggtgtttttttctttctgttaACCAGCTTTGCGGATCCAGGAACTGTGAAAGCTGAGAATGTTTCTCAATATCAATCTGCTTATCCTTATGACAATATCATATACACAGAGAAAGAATGTTCAACTTGTAAAATTCCAAA ACCTGCTAGGTCGAAGCACTGCAGCATATGTAATCGCTGTGTTGCTCGGTTTGACCATCATTGTGGATGGATG AACAATTGTATAGGGGAGAGAAATACCCGATATTTCATGGCTTTTCTCTTATG gcatttgtttctttgtttataTGGAATTGTAGCCCTTGGGTTTGTTCTGGCTGGaagattaaaagaattaagagTTGTATATATTCTAACAG TTTATTATGGTATAGAAAATTCATTTCGCAAGTTAGCTCCACATGTTGTACAG TGGTTGTTGGGTTCATATAACACTCAGATACTTCTTATGGTGTTTCTTGCTGTTGTTTCTCTCCTGCTGGCGAGCTTCTTTGGGTACCATGCCAACCTTTGTCGAACAAATACAACAACAAATGAG ACTGTCAAGTGGCAAGATCATATGAACTGGCTGAGGAAGGTGAATGAAGCAAGGgcaagtgctgcagcacttaaAGCAAGCATCAATGGGATGAGCAGCGAAAGAAAGCCTCCAGATAGCAAATGGAAAACCTTTTTTCGTAGATCCCCCTTGGAAGACTCTGGGGCTGTTGTTAAGAACAACATCTATGATAAAGGCATCCTTCACAATGTTTGGGAGGTCATATCTCCTCCATCAACAAGACGGTCATTTTTACGAACCAAATCAAAGTCCAGCTGA
- the LOC102621264 gene encoding disease resistance protein At4g27190-like, with amino-acid sequence MLKEKGRRLNKMLKSGANKIIDEAVKSIEGADRAKIKNQCFKGLCPNLKVQYQLSEKAAREAKPVAGLHETGKFHKVSYHINPEKIWLTLSKGYQAFDSRISTFKDITNALSNPSVDMIGICGMGGIGKTMLVKEIARQVKGHKLFDEVVFVDVPQIPDIKKMQGQIADELGLFLCEESESGRARRLYARMKEEKKILVILDDIWARLDLETLGIPLGDEHKGCKVLLTSRSRGVLSREMDSEINFLVGILSQEESWSLFQKMVAEGDCIRNHDLQSLAVAIAKECAGLPIAIVTIAKALREENLFEWKNALLELKRPSWRNFSGVQAAACSTIELSFNFLTGEDLKSTLLLCSLMGYTYHASMLDLLKYGMGMGLFKDVNTMEEARDRACPLVHKLKACSLLLDSHISEMFAMHDIVRDVAISIASRDQHVFTMRNHVVPQEWLDKDTLKFCTAISLHKCDVNELPEELECPQLKFFYMYPKDPALKIPDKFFAGMIELRVLDLTKMHLLSLPSSLHLLVNLRTLCLDQSVLGDIAVIGELKQLEILSLSSSDIEHLPREIGRLSKLRLLDLTNCSKLKSIPPNVLSSLS; translated from the coding sequence ATGCTAAAAGAAAAGGGGAGGAGATTGAACAAGATGTTGAAGAGTGGTGCGAACAAGATCATCGATGAGGCAGTGAAGTCTATTGAAGGCGCAGACAGAGCAAAGATAAAGAACCAATGCTTTAAGGGGCTGTGTCCTAATTTGAAGGTCCAGTATCAACTTAGCGAGAAAGCAGCAAGGGAGGCCAAGCCTGTTGCTGGACTTCATGAAACAGgaaaatttcataaagtttcCTACCATATCAATCCAGAGAAGATATGGCTTACTTTGAGTAAAGGTTACCAGGCTTTTGATTCAAGAATATCCACTTTCAAGGATATTACAAATGCTTTAAGTAATCCCAGTGTCGACATGATTGGGATATGTGGTATGGGTGGTATTGGCAAGACGATGCTCGTGAAAGAAATTGCTAGACAAGTCAAGGGACACAAACTCTTTGATGAGGTGGTTTTTGTTGATGTACCGCAGATTCCAGACATAAAAAAGATGCAAGGACAAATTGCAGATGAGTTGGGCCTTTTCTTATGTGAGGAGAGTGAATCTGGTAGAGCAAGGAGGTTATATGCACGAATgaaggaagagaagaaaatccTTGTTATTTTAGATGATATTTGGGCCAGACTTGATCTGGAGACTCTAGGAATTCCTCTTGGAGATGAGCATAAGGGCTGTAAAGTGCTGCTGACATCAAGAAGCCGAGGTGTATTATCAAGAGAGATGGATTCTGAAATTAACTTCTTGGTTGGCATTTTAAGTCAAGAAGAATCTTGGAGCCTATTTCAAAAGATGGTGGCTGAGGGTGATTGTATTAGAAACCATGATTTGCAATCTTTAGCAGTTGCTATAGCCAAAGAATGCGCAGGTTTGCCCATTGCCATTGTGACAATAGCTAAGGCATTAAGGGAGGAGAATTTATTTGAATGGAAGAATGCGTTGTTAGAACTAAAAAGGCCTTCCTGGAGAAACTTCTCAGGAGTTCAGGCAGCGGCTTGTTCAACTATAGAGTTGAGTTTCAATTTCTTAACAGGTGAGGACCTCAAGTCAACTTTACTGCTTTGTAGTCTAATGGGATATACCTACCATGCTTCTATGCTAGACTTGTTGAAATATGGAATGGGTATGGGTTTATTTAAAGATGTCAATACAATGGAAGAAGCAAGAGATAGAGCATGTCCGTTGGTACATAAACTCAAAGCATGTTCTTTGTTGCTTGACAGTCATATCAGTGAAATGTTTGCTATGCATGATATTGTTCGTGATGTTGCCATATCAATTGCATCCAGAGATCAACATGTGTTTACAATGAGAAATCATGTTGTTCCGCAAGAATGGCTAGATAAGGATACACTAAAATTCTGCACTGCGATATCGTTGCACAAATGTGATGTTAATGAGCTTCCTGAAGAGTTGGAATGTCCCCAGCTTAAATTCTTCTATATGTATCCAAAGGATCCTGCGTTAAAAATCCCAGACAAATTTTTTGCGGGGATGATAGAGCTTAGAGTTTTAGATTTGACtaaaatgcatttattatCACTGCCTTCTTCACTTCACCTCCTAGTAAACCTTCGAACATTGTGCTTGGATCAAAGTGTATTGGGGGACATAGCAGTTATTGGAGAGCTGAAGCAACTAGAAATTCTTAGCCTTTCTAGTTCTGATATTGAGCATTTGCCCAGAGAAATAGGCCGATTGAGTAAGCTCAGGTTGTTAGATTTAACGAATTGCTCCAAACTAAAATCTATTCCACCAAATGTTTTATCAAGCTTATCTTGA